One window of Bacteroides sp. AN502(2024) genomic DNA carries:
- a CDS encoding Dabb family protein gives MVKHIVLFKLKDEVPAEEKRIVMTKFKEAIEALPAKIPVIRKVEVGLNINPGEAWNIALYSEFDTLEDVKFYATHPDHVAAGKILAETKEKRACVDYEL, from the coding sequence ATGGTAAAACACATTGTATTATTTAAGTTAAAAGACGAAGTTCCTGCTGAAGAGAAACGGATAGTCATGACTAAATTCAAGGAAGCGATCGAAGCTCTTCCTGCCAAAATTCCTGTCATTCGCAAGGTAGAAGTCGGATTGAATATCAATCCCGGCGAAGCATGGAATATTGCTCTTTACAGTGAATTTGATACATTGGAAGATGTGAAATTTTACGCAACACATCCTGACCATGTCGCTGCCGGCAAGATTTTAGCTGAAACGAAAGAAAAACGTGCATGTGTAGACTATGAATTATAA
- a CDS encoding RNA polymerase sigma-70 factor — protein sequence MYATDTLINDRELVLRLIDGDEEAFCELYAAYKNRLLYFALKFVKSREFAEDIFQDAFTVVWQTRRFINPEVSFSSYLYTIVRNRILNQLRDMANEDHLKEQILSQAIDSTNETNNYVLLNDLKEIIARALEQLTPRQREVFKMSRELQMSHKEIAEALGVSVHTVQEHISLSLKVIRSYLTKYSSTSADVLLILVCLNL from the coding sequence ATGTACGCAACAGACACTCTTATAAATGATCGGGAATTAGTTCTTCGCCTGATAGACGGAGATGAAGAGGCCTTTTGCGAACTTTATGCCGCTTATAAAAATCGTTTGCTTTACTTCGCCCTGAAATTCGTCAAGTCCCGTGAATTTGCGGAAGACATTTTCCAGGATGCATTTACAGTAGTCTGGCAAACTCGGCGTTTCATCAATCCCGAAGTCTCTTTTTCTTCCTATCTTTATACTATTGTGCGCAATCGTATTTTGAATCAATTGCGGGACATGGCCAATGAAGATCATCTGAAAGAACAGATTCTTTCTCAAGCGATTGATTCAACAAACGAAACGAATAATTATGTTCTGCTCAATGATTTGAAAGAGATTATTGCCCGTGCATTGGAGCAATTAACGCCCCGCCAGCGTGAGGTATTCAAAATGAGCCGTGAGCTTCAGATGTCGCATAAAGAAATAGCCGAAGCATTGGGTGTTTCTGTTCATACTGTGCAAGAACATATTTCTCTTTCTCTAAAAGTGATTCGTTCCTACTTGACTAAATATTCAAGTACATCAGCCGATGTACTTTTGATTCTAGTGTGCTTGAATTTATAA
- a CDS encoding cytochrome c biogenesis protein CcdA produces MRKTILFLLLSFVVYALQAQIKDPVKFKTELTPLSDTEAEVVFTATIDKGWHVYSTDLGDGGPISATFNVDNKSGVELVGKLKPVGNEVSTFDKLFEMKVRYFENTAKFVQKVKFTGGAYLIEGYLEYGACNDESCLPPTQVPFKFSGEVKAGNATATKTGQPEQKVVDKPKEEPVPVAAKDSSVLVEQVPATTTETATDIQPTVASGDLWKPVISDLQALGEDHGQKDMSWIYIFITGFLGGLLALFTPCVWPIIPMTVSFFLKRSKDKKKGIRDAWTYGASIVVIYVALGLAITLIFGASALNALSTNAIFNILFFLMLVIFAASFFGAFEIRLPSKWGNAVDSKAESTTGLLSIFLMAFTLSLVSFSCTGPIIGFLLVQVSTTGSVVAPAIGMLGFAIALALPFTLFALFPSWLKSMPKSGGWMNVIKVTLGFLELAFALKFLSVADLAYGWRLLDRETFLALWIVIFAMLGFYLLGKIKFPHDDDDNKVGVTRFFMALISLAFAVYMVPGLWGAPLKAVSAFAPPMQTQDFNLYKNDVHAKFDDYDLGMEYARLNGKPVMLDFTGYGCVNCRKMEAAVWTDPKVSDLINNDYVLITLYVDEKTALPEPITVVENGTERKLRTIGDKWSYLQRVKFGANAQPFYVLLDNEAKPLNKSYAYDEDISKYIDFLQTGLENYKKGK; encoded by the coding sequence ATGAGAAAGACAATTTTATTCCTGCTTTTAAGCTTTGTTGTATATGCTTTGCAAGCGCAGATCAAAGATCCTGTAAAGTTTAAAACAGAGTTGACGCCTCTCTCCGATACGGAGGCAGAGGTGGTGTTTACAGCTACCATTGATAAGGGTTGGCATGTTTATTCTACCGATTTGGGAGATGGAGGTCCTATTTCCGCAACATTTAATGTTGATAATAAATCCGGTGTCGAGCTTGTTGGAAAACTGAAGCCTGTAGGCAACGAAGTATCTACTTTCGATAAATTATTTGAAATGAAGGTACGTTATTTCGAGAACACGGCGAAGTTTGTGCAGAAAGTAAAATTCACGGGTGGAGCTTACCTAATTGAGGGTTATCTGGAATATGGAGCTTGTAATGACGAGAGTTGTCTGCCTCCTACCCAAGTGCCTTTCAAGTTTTCAGGAGAGGTGAAAGCCGGCAATGCTACTGCAACGAAAACTGGGCAACCGGAGCAGAAGGTAGTGGATAAGCCAAAAGAAGAGCCTGTTCCTGTTGCTGCGAAAGATTCTTCTGTGTTGGTGGAACAGGTTCCTGCAACTACAACGGAAACTGCTACGGACATTCAGCCGACTGTTGCATCCGGTGATCTTTGGAAACCGGTGATCAGCGATTTACAAGCCTTGGGAGAAGATCATGGTCAGAAAGATATGTCTTGGATATATATATTCATTACAGGTTTCCTAGGCGGATTGTTGGCTTTGTTTACTCCTTGTGTTTGGCCGATTATTCCGATGACAGTCAGTTTCTTCTTGAAACGGAGCAAAGATAAAAAGAAAGGAATTCGTGATGCATGGACATACGGTGCATCTATCGTAGTGATTTATGTAGCATTGGGCTTGGCTATTACCTTGATTTTCGGTGCCAGTGCATTAAACGCTTTATCTACTAATGCTATTTTCAACATTCTCTTCTTCCTGATGCTGGTGATCTTTGCTGCTTCATTCTTTGGAGCGTTTGAAATCAGATTGCCGTCGAAGTGGGGGAATGCAGTAGATAGCAAAGCTGAGTCTACGACTGGACTGTTAAGTATCTTCCTGATGGCTTTCACACTTTCATTGGTATCTTTCTCTTGTACGGGTCCGATTATCGGGTTCCTGCTGGTACAAGTGTCTACAACAGGAAGTGTAGTTGCCCCGGCAATTGGTATGTTGGGATTTGCCATTGCTTTGGCGTTGCCATTCACGCTTTTCGCCTTGTTCCCGTCTTGGCTTAAATCGATGCCGAAGTCTGGTGGATGGATGAATGTTATTAAGGTTACATTAGGTTTCCTTGAATTGGCATTTGCGCTTAAATTCTTGTCAGTGGCTGATTTGGCTTATGGTTGGAGATTGCTTGACCGCGAAACATTCTTGGCTTTATGGATTGTCATCTTTGCCATGCTTGGATTCTACTTGTTGGGCAAGATCAAGTTCCCGCACGATGACGATGATAATAAGGTGGGAGTAACCCGCTTCTTTATGGCATTAATCTCTTTAGCATTTGCCGTATATATGGTTCCCGGTTTGTGGGGAGCACCATTGAAAGCCGTATCTGCATTTGCTCCGCCTATGCAGACACAAGACTTCAATTTGTATAAGAATGATGTACACGCGAAATTCGATGACTATGATTTAGGAATGGAATATGCCCGTCTGAATGGAAAACCGGTTATGCTCGATTTTACCGGATATGGTTGCGTAAACTGCCGTAAGATGGAAGCAGCGGTATGGACAGACCCGAAAGTGAGTGATTTGATTAATAACGATTACGTATTGATTACACTTTATGTAGACGAGAAAACAGCATTGCCTGAGCCTATCACGGTCGTTGAAAACGGTACCGAACGCAAACTGCGTACCATTGGTGATAAGTGGAGTTATTTGCAACGTGTGAAGTTTGGTGCCAATGCCCAACCCTTCTACGTATTGTTGGACAATGAAGCCAAACCGCTGAACAAGTCATACGCTTATGACGAGGACATCTCCAAGTATATCGATTTCTTACAGACGGGGTTGGAGAATTATAAAAAAGGGAAATAA
- the udk gene encoding uridine kinase: protein MLIIGIAGGTGSGKTTVVRKIIESLPAGEVVLLPQDSYYKDSSHVPVEERQNINFDHPDAFEWSLLSKHIMTLKEGKSIEQPTYSYLTCTRQPETIHIEPREVVIIEGILALCDKKLRNMMDLKIFVDADPDERLIRVIQRDVIERGRTAEAVMERYTRILKPMHLQFIEPCKRYADLIIPEGGNNKIAIDILTMYIKKHLKH from the coding sequence ATGTTAATTATAGGAATAGCAGGTGGAACGGGATCCGGAAAAACCACCGTTGTACGGAAAATTATAGAAAGCCTCCCAGCAGGGGAAGTTGTACTCTTGCCACAAGATTCATACTACAAGGACAGTAGCCATGTGCCGGTTGAAGAACGCCAGAATATCAATTTTGACCATCCGGACGCTTTTGAATGGAGTCTGCTTTCCAAGCATATTATGACGCTAAAAGAAGGAAAGAGCATCGAACAGCCTACCTATTCTTATCTCACATGTACCCGTCAGCCCGAAACGATTCACATCGAACCTCGTGAAGTGGTTATCATTGAAGGGATCCTTGCCTTATGTGACAAAAAGTTACGCAATATGATGGACCTCAAAATATTTGTTGATGCCGATCCTGACGAACGTCTGATACGTGTTATCCAAAGAGATGTTATCGAACGGGGACGTACTGCCGAAGCTGTCATGGAACGCTATACGCGGATTTTAAAGCCTATGCACCTGCAATTTATCGAACCTTGCAAACGATATGCCGACCTTATTATACCGGAAGGAGGCAATAATAAGATAGCTATTGACATACTGACCATGTACATCAAGAAGCACCTTAAACATTAA